In Pleuronectes platessa chromosome 4, fPlePla1.1, whole genome shotgun sequence, the following proteins share a genomic window:
- the top3b gene encoding DNA topoisomerase 3-beta-1 isoform X3 — MRTVLMVAEKPSLAQSISKILSKGSCTSRKGLNGACSVHEYTGSFQGQSVRFKMTSVCGHVMSLDFIGKYNNWDQVDPAELFSTAPAEKKEANPKLNMVKFLQVEGRGCDYVVLWLDCDKEGENICFEVLDAIQPVMNKGSSMDQSVYRAKFSSITDTDIWNAMNCLGEPNRNEALSVDARQELDLRIGCAFTRFQTKYFQGKYGNLDSSLISFGPCQTPTLGFCVERHDKIQSFRPETYWILQAKVFKGKDNPLMLDWNRVRVFDREVGQMFVNLAKTSREAKVESVSEKEKAKQRPQALNTVEMLRVASSSLGMGPQHTMQIAERLYTQGYISYPRTETTHYPENFDLKGTLKQQTNNPFWAEEVKALLSTGLNRPRKGSDAGDHPPITPMRAASEGELGSDGWRLYEYITRHFIATISQDCKYLQTTIDFSIGPEAFSCSGKTLISPGYTTVMPWLGIPLEENLPECERGDTFTVDEIKLVEKQTSPPEYLTEAELITLMEKHGVGTDASIPVHINNICQRNYVTIENGRKLKPTNLGIVLVHGYYKIDAELVLPTIRSAVEKQLNLIAQGKANFQQVLQHTLDIFKRKFHYFVDSITGMDELMEVSFSPIAASGKPLARCGKCHRFMKYIQKALGGIIKAPFIVISEPNNVELWLWGGVANGVERAFSNMKVAGSNPTLPHLHAEVSLARY; from the exons ATGAGGACTGTTTTAATGGTGGCAGAGAAACCCTCCCTGGCTCAGTCCATCTCCAAAATCCTCTCTAAAG GAAGTTGTACGAGTCGCAAGGGGCTCAATGGAGCATGCTCAGTGCACGAATACACCGGCAGCTTCCAGGGCCAGAGCGTACGCTTTAAGATGACTTCTGTTTGTGGACATGTGATGAGTCTGGATTTCATCG GAAAGTACAACAATTGGGACCAGGTGGATCCTGCAGAACTCTTCAGCACAGCTCCAGCAGAAAAGAAGGAGGCCAACCCTAAACTCAACATGGTCAAGTTCCTTCAG GTTGAAGGTAGAGGCTGTGACTACGTGGTTTTATGGCTGGATTGTGATAAAGAAGGCGAGAACATCTGTTTTGAG GTACTGGATGCCATCCAGCCAGTGATGAACAAGGGGAGTTCCATGGATCAGAGTGTTTACCGCGCCAAATTCAGCTCCATTACCGACACTGACATCTGGAATGCCATGAACTGCCTCGGAGAGCCCAACCGCAACGAGGCGCTGTCAGTGGATGCTCGACAGGAGCTGGACCTGCGTATTGGCTGTGCATTCACCCG GTTCCAGACCAAGTATTTTCAGGGCAAATACGGTAATCTAGACTCTTCCTTGATCTCATTCGGACCATGCCAGACCCCCACCCTTGGCTTCTGTGTGGAGCGCCATGACAAGATCCAGTCCTTTAGACCAGAGACTTACTGGATCCTCCAAGCAAAG GTGTTCAAAGGAAAGGATAACCCACTGATGCTGGACTGGAACAGGGTGAGGGTCTTCGACAGGGAGGTTGGTCAGATGTTTGTCAATCTTGCTAAGACATCGAGGGAGGCCAAG GTGGAGTCggtgagtgagaaagagaaggcCAAGCAGAGACCCCAGGCCTTGAACACAGTGGAGATGTTGCGAGTGGCCAGCTCTTCTTTAG GCATGGGTCCCCAGCATACCATGCAGATTGCGGAGCGACTTTATACACAGGGATACATCAGCTACCCACGTACTGAGACAACCCACTACCCAGAGAACTTCGATCTGAAAGGAACACTGAAGCAGCAGACCAACAATCCCTTTTGGGCAGAAGAG GTGAAGGCTCTGCTTTCAACTGGACTGAACCGACCCAGGAAAGGATCTGATGCTGGAGACCATCCACCCATCACTCCGATGCGTGCTGCCTCCGAGGGGGAACTGG GCAGTGATGGCTGGCGGCTGTACGAGTACATCACACGGCATTTCATTGCCACAATCAGTCAGGACTGCAAGTACCTACAGACCACAATAGACTTCAGCATTGGCCCAGAGGCCTTTTCATGTTCTGGCAAAACCCTGATCTCACCAG GTTACACAACAGTGATGCCCTGGCTGGGAATCCCGCTGGAAGAGAACTTGCCAGAATGTGAGCGTGGAGATACTTTCACAGTAGACGAGATCAAGCTGGTGGAAAAGCAGACCAGCCCCCCGGAATATCTGACTGAGGCCGAACTCATCACACTCATGGAGAAACATGGCGTTG GTACTGATGCCAGCATTCCTGTCCACATCAACAACATCTGCCAGAGGAACTATGTCACAATAGAGAATGGACGCAAGTTGAAGCCAACAAACTTGGGCATTGTCCTGGTTCACGGCTACTACAAGATAG ATGCAGAGCTGGTTTTACCCACTATACGCAGCGCAGTAGAGAAGCAACTGAACCTTATTGCACAAGGTAAAGCCAACTTCCAACAGGTCCTTCAGCATACGCTGGACATCTTCAAGAGGAAGTTTCACTACTTTGTGGATTCTATCACTG GTATGGATGAGTTGATGGAGGTCTCCTTTTCCCCCATTGCTGCCTCAGGGAAGCCACTGGCCCGCTGTGGCAAGTGCCACCGCTTCATGAAGTACATCCAG